The sequence below is a genomic window from Silene latifolia isolate original U9 population chromosome 7, ASM4854445v1, whole genome shotgun sequence.
AGGAAAATTAAGATATTTACAATAAGGAAATATTCTAAAGAAAAATGACAAAACATCCTTCCCTCTACACTCCCTTTGCTTAGACTTGTATACAAACAAAGGTAGATGAATACACTGTCTGCCTTGAGTCATGCTCTCTGAATAGGAGGTCTATTTGCCGCATAGACTTGTCAAACGGACTGGGGTCGGGTCCTGGGTTGGGTCATATGGGtcttgggttgggttagggtcagaatacgggtaaAAAAAATAGTTTCTAACGCCTTTTTTTTTCCCGAtttctttaataaaaaaaatatttttttaaaaaagtaaaatttatttaaaattaatattttaatgatatttaatgtttacattaattatattgacataattataaaaataaagtttttttaataattattttattattaaatataaaatttatattttaattttatttgtaattttaaatactaaaaataatattttttttaactattatttcaaatataatactatataaatataaatatttttaataaaattcttatTTTTTAGCTTTGAAGTTTGACCCAACGAGTCGACCCATTTGGGTCGGGTTTCAACCCAAAAATAACGGATCATTTTGGGTTCGGGTCGCCGGGTCGAAATTTTCGAGTCTTGACCCTGGAAAATGGGTCGGGTTGGGTCAGAATTTGACAAGTCCAATTAGCATCATTAATGTGAAATTTGCCATTAATGTGAAATTTGGAGTTGGGACATTCAATCTGACATAAGGTTGAGTCTCCGAGACAGCTTACGTTAACCCAAGACTATTAAGAATGTTCTTAAAATAGTTGAATCCGATACTTGTATACACACCCGTGTcattttgtttttgagttttgatTGATGAATACTAGGATTTCTGGTAGCCATCTTAAGTTGCAAGTCATGCAGGCCCTCGATAACAAAGAGTTTGAGGAAAGAGTAATATCAAGAACTCCTCTAGGAAGGATAGGGGAGGTCGGCGAGGTGGCTCCCATGGTGGCGTTCCTCTGCATGCCGGTATCATCCTATATCACTGGTCAGACCATATGCATTGACGGTGGTTTTACCGTCAATGGGCTTTAACCCACTCCATTTCTATGTGTAATGCCTCCATTGCTAGACCTTATTTGTTCACCTTTAGAGTCATACTTGATTCATGAAGGAAGAGATATATGAAAGCTATTATGATGTAAAAGTGTCGATCAATAATACTCCGtaataataatttatgcatgAGAAGTATAAGTATCATGCAGTTATCTACTAGTTTTAAATGTCCAGAACTCCAGATGCATGTGAACAATGTTTTAACTCAGGTTATAAAGGTTGTTGGTTGCTTTGGACATTGTTTGAGCTCAGGTTAATTAATGCTTGATAAGCACCAGGTATCACGCATGAGTGTATCGAGTAGGCTTTACAAACTTCGAGGTAAGCGTTGATTTGCTCTAGCTGTGTCACTATGTTGTTCATTTTTGCCATTTCATAAAATGTTCTACAACTACCAATCGAAAATTAACTTTCAAATACAGAGTAATAAGTATCAGTAGAGATTCTGAGACTGAGACTATAACCACTCTGTctcatatgttttttttttctttttctttttttttttaaatttttttttaatttttatgtaaaAATGTCTGTACCATTTAAAAATGGTTACATAAGGCCCATCTGAAGCATTCAGACGGAATAGGCCGTTCCATCTCACGTGTAACGTCGTCATTTTGTACAAAATTTAGATCTCTTTTTTCAGGCAATGAATAGCATTTCACCTTGCCAGTTGCTCTTGATGAATCAGGGCAATGGTTTATAACCACATGACCCTTGTCATCATCCGACATGAATAAACATAGTACATACTATGTAGTCAGTTGTGACAGCTTCCTGCAGTCAGAGCTATTGTAGAAATGAGGACCACATTCATAAATTACCTATTTATGATGACAAGACGAAATTGTAGTTATTGCTGTTACgctataagacggtcttattctATAGCTTGAGGTTAGAAATAAGTGTCAGATCTATGAGTTGTTATTTACTGACTTTTTAAATGCTTTTCGGTAGATGTATATATTTTCTGTGATGCTCGGACTCTTCACTTTACTTCACCTTGAGGTATCTGTGTGAACCCGGACAGGGGCGAGGCCACTAAGGCCTTCGGTGTCGCAGCCGCTACACCAAAGGCAGAAAATTCGGTTAGAATTTTGTGATTTGCTACACCAAAATTTACTACTTTCACACTAATTATCTATACATTTTGCCTTGAGTATATATTTTGCTACACCGAAATCAAAATCCTGGACTCGCCACTGAACCCGGACATGGATATGGGTCGGATACTGCTGTTGTATAACAGACTTTTCAATGAAAATAGAAATAGGAAGCCATGGATAGAGTAGTGGGTAGGTTTATGGGGGGCCAAGAATCTTTAATCTTTATGGATATTATGGGTCCTAATattatttgtttttattgttcctactgccttttttttttatatgggGAAGTTGGGTGAGTACACCTTTGTTGAATTGTAATTATTTATGGTCAACCAATAACATTATCGGCTGTCCGATTTCACACTTGGATCCATTTAAAGCGAGTATCCGTGTCtttgaatttgaaatttcaaAGTTTCAACACTCGAATCCATACCCGTGTTAGATACTCGTACCGGAGTCTGAGCATCACAgtatattttcttttcttttcttctgtAACTGAGGAACACAGGATATGGAACAACCCAAGAAGGTAAGTTCAGGAAACGACGACCGATGGTCTCTCCATGGGATGACTGCTCTAGTCACTGGTGGCACCAAAGGAATCGGGTACGTTTTATCAGTTTATTATCATGAGCCCGTCTCATATGAGACTTCATAAACCTACATATCTGATGCATCtgctctgttttttttttcattggtTAACATCCCTTAGACATGAAGTCGTGGAAGAACTAGCACGGCAAGGAGTGAGGGTTTATACATGTGCTCGGAATGAAGCGGATCTTGACTCATGCTTACGAGATTGGGAGGCAAAAGGGTTGCAAGTCTCTGGTTCCATCTGTGATGTAGCATCACATGAACAGAGGGAAAAGCTCATGCAGATAATTTCTTCCAAATTTAATGGCAAGCTCAACATTCTGGTGAGTATCTTACCTTCTGGCTTCTACATCATCCCAAATTTATTATCCGTCTTAGAAGTTGATGATCATTTGATGACAACTTTTCCCCGTTTAATCGTCTAAATATATGTAGAGATACATTATACACATAGTATTTATCATATTTGATTTGTCAAATATATTATTATATTGAAAAGTTATTATACTATACTATAAAAAAAAAGGGCTCGATGGCGTCCCCGCTAGGTGAGGGTCCAGGGAAGGGTCCTACCACAAGGGTGTAATTGGGGCAAGTCTTCCCTTGCCATTTTGGTGTCGTGATTGtttaaaaaatgcaaggttttgcATCGATTGACGATTTTCGACATCCATATAGGTTAATAACACTGGGACCTGCATCTTCAGGAAGACTGAGGAATTCACTCCGAATGAATATGCAGCTGTAATGGCGACTAATCTTGAATCAGCGTTCCATCTTTGCCAACTTGCCCATCCTCTTCTGAAAGCATCTGGGTTTGGTAGCATTATCATGATGTCCTCAGTTTCTGGTGTGGTGTCCGTCAATGTTGGTTCAGTTTATGCCGCAACAAAAGGTATTTGGGAGCACATATATATAATCCAGCATACAAGCTAGTTTCtctggttatgcgttgtgtgcaGATACAACACCACACTTCGACACTTACTTATTATGCCTTGTGAACTCGACACATCAACTGGACACTTTTTTTGGGGCGAAAAAACATTTTTAAAAATAACAACACAACTAGTCGTGGGTGACACTCGGATACGCTAGGGGGTTCTGCTCCTGCGACCAAGTCTAAGTAGCATAATGTACGACAGACATATATGTTTTCTTGACCTTCCTTGTATTCAGCCTTTCAGATTGAGTCGAGATTCGAGACCAATGTGTTTGTTGTATGTCCTTGGCATGCAGGAGCAATGAATCAACTAGCAAAAAACTTGGCATGTGAATGGGCAAAGGATAATATCAGGACGAATTCCATTGCTCCTTGGTTCATCCGAACACCTCTAACTCAAACGGTAATAACATCTTGCACTATAACTTAATGTTAACATTTATGTGGGGAAAAACCGAAGGCCTTGTTTGGATGAATGGATATGTCGCTTTGCGGAAAGAAAATGAGGAATTTCCGAGGAAAATTAAGATATTTTCAATAAGGAAATATTCTAAAGAAAAATGACAAAACATCCTTCCCTCTACACTCCCTTTGCTTAGACTTGTATCCAAACAAAGGTAGATGAATACACCGTCTGCCTTGAGTCATGCTCTCTGAATAGGAGGTCTATTTGCATAGACTTGTCAAAGAGGCTGGGGTCGGGTCCTGGGTTGGGTCATACGGGTCATGAGttgggttagggtcagaatacgggtcaaaaaAATAGTTTCTAATGCCTTTTTTTTCCGAtttctttaataaaaaaaaaatatttttttaaaaaagaaaaacttatttaaaattaatattttaatgatattcaatgtttacattaattatattgacataattataaaaataaagtttttttaataattattttattattaaatataatatttatattttaattgtatttgtaattttaaatactaaaaataatatttttttaactattatttcaaatataatatataaatattaatattttaataaaattcttaaTTTACttttgacccaacgggtcgatCCATTCGGGTCGGGTTtcaaccctaaaataacgggtcatttcgggttcaggTCGGCGGGTCGAAATTTTCGGTTCTTGACCCTGGAAAAATAGTTGAATAGTTGAATCCGACTCTTGTACACACACTCATGTCATTTTCTGTTTTGAGTTTTGATCGATGAATACTAGCTAGTATTTCTGGTAGCCATCTTAAGTTGCAAGTCATGCAGGCCCTCGATAACAAAGAGTTTGAGGAAAGAGTAATATCAAGAACTCCTCTAGGAAGGGTAGGGGAGGTTGGCGAGGTGGCTCCCATGGTGGCGTTCCTCTGCATGCCGGTTTCATCCTATATCACTGGTCAGACTATCTGCATTGACGGTGGTTTTACTGTCAATGGGCTTTAACCCTCTCCATTTCTATGTGTAATGCGACTAATGACTAATGCCTCGGCCAGTACTTGATTCATGAAGGAAGGGATATATGAAAGCTACCTATGATGTAAACATGTTGATCAATAATACTCCGTAATttttagtagtaataataatgtaAACATGTTGATGTCGGAACTCATCAAGTTGTAAAGGTCATTGGTTGCCTGGCTTATTTCTTTAGACATTGCTAGCGCTCAAGCTAATGCACGAGAAGCACCAAGTATCGTGCAACTGTGTATCATGCTGTACGATTTACGACCCTTGATGTAAGCATTAATTTGATTTTCTCTTGTCGTGGTCGCTTTGGTGGTGTTGTGGTCTTGTTTGCACATGATCTCGCTCACTTTTGCCattttacctttgattaaatacTCCTCATAAAGGATAAAAAAGggaaacaaatgattgggagACGGAGTATATTAAGATTTGATTTGATTTCACTTCTAACATCACtgtttcatacaacaacaacaacaacaacatcagagccttaatcccaaaatgatttggggtaaCATCACTGTTTCATATAAAATTCAAATTACTCCCgctctcagtcatttgttgtcctattccatgtcaattgttgttctttctattttaagaatgaacttgctGAACAATttgatccacttgtcatttagtaattgactccCTCCTCTTTCCtaggtctttgtgccaaaaccaaaagacaacaattgactagGACGAAGGAGTAATTTTGTAGGCAATGGTTCataactagacctggcaaaacgggtcactcAGGTCGGGTACGGGTCGGGTAAGTTTAGGTCGGGTCCTTTCGGGTCTGTCAcacatttcgggtcgggtcgggtcgggtcgggtcactttcgggtttcgggtcagtTTTAGGTGACCTgttatcgggtcattttcgggtatgagtcattttgagtcgggttaCTTTTAAGTTAATGGCTAAGCACTTAAATTAGtattattttgattaagaaatactattttacaaatttaactatttattaagGACTGTTGTAaccaatgaaactttattttgatatatctaatattattattaatatgtctTAGTACTAGTCGTTTTGGGTCATTTCAACTTTCAAGTCTTTTGAGATCAGATCAATTATGAGTCGTGTCTTTTCGGGTTGGGTCACATCGTGTCGgacaatgttcgggtcgggtcaggtcaATTTGAGTTCCGGGTCGTATTCGGGTCAAGcaagttcgggtcattttcgggtctcgggtcgggtcattcgggtctgACCCATTTTGCCCGGTCTATTTGATAACCATATGAACCTTATCATGTTTATTGTTGATAGATTACTGTGAAGAGACAAAGTTGTACGGAGTAACTATTGGTGTTTCGTACATGAAAACAACATGGGTGAATGAGATAGTGCGGGTGGTAGTTGTGGTACCAAGTTCGGTACCCCACTATGACCCTCTCAGTACGTAACGCGACAGTGGCTTTATTTATTGACTTAGATTATGTGGGTGTAAGTGTAAGAATACTTAGCAAAATGCATTTTCTTCTGTGACTGACGACCACAGATTATGGAAGAAACTAGCAAGATCAGATTCGGAAATGGCGATGATCGATGGTCTCTCCGTGGTATGACTGCTCTAGTCACTGGTGGCACCAAAGGAATTGGGTATGTTTAATACTTCTACTATTCTGATTTGAGTGTCGGTTCGAATTTCATATTtaaaagagtaaattatcaattacatccacgcttaatccacttttttaAACTTACAGTAGTTTACTTATAGTAGTTTTTCCCATGGGTACGGTTGTCATCCTTTAGACATGAAGTCGTGGAAGAACTAGCAAAGCAAGGAGCGAGGGTTTATACATGTGCTCGGAATGGAGAGGATCTTGACTCGTGCTTACGAAATTGGGAGGCAAAAGGTTTTCAAGTCAGTGGTTCCGTCTGTGATGTTGCATCACACGAACAGAGGGAAAGTCTCATGCAGATAATCTGTTCCGAATTTGAGGGCAAGCTCAACATTCTGGTGAGTATGTTACCGGCCGCCTTTTACATCATCCCAAATTTATATCTCTTTTTGGAAATTATTGATCAAAGTTGATATCGTCTAAGCTTAAAGTCAAATAAGAACAATATAAATGAGACGCTTCTCTTTGATTGACGATTTCAATATCCATATAGGTTAATAACACTGGGACCAACATCAGGAGGAAGACCGAGGAATTCACACCTAATGAATACGCCGCTGTAATGGCAACTAATCTTGAATCGGCGTACCATTTTTGCCAACTTGCCTATCCTCTTCTGAAAGCATCTGGGTTTGGTAGCATCGTCATGATGTCCTCAGTTTGCGGTGTGGTGTCCGTCAATGTTGGTTCAGTTTATGCCGCAACAAAAGGTACTAGTATGTATTTGTTTGCGTAAACTAGGCGTGTCAAATACTCGGGACACACAAGCGGATCTACTCATTCTGGAACCGAGTCTGAGTAACATAATGTACATATAAGTTTTATTGACCTTCCTTGTACTCAGGTCTTCAGATGAGTCGAGTaaattaaaatatactccctcctagtcgatcatttcttccctctttccttttttggaaggttttgtgtggtccaaattcatttacACGTGGggtagagtgttttgtgtggtttaaaatcatttccttatttcttgtgcaaagtAGAAGGGGAAGAAATGagcgactaggagggagtatttatttgtTTGCGTGTTCGTGGCAGGAGCAATGAACCAACTAGCAAAAAACTTGGCATGTGAATGGGCAAAGGATAATATCAGGACGAATTCCATTGCTCCTTGGCTCATCCGAACCCCTCTAGGTCAAATGGTAATCGAATCTTGCAATAAACTCGATGTTAAAATTTATATGATTTCCTGTAATCGCCTTAAGTTCTAAGCCTTGCAGGTCCTGAATGACGAAGGGTTTGAGGAAAGAATAATATCGAGAACTCCTCTAGGAAGGGTAGGGGAAGTCGGCGATGTGGCTCCCATGGTGGCGTTCCTCTGCATGCCGGTATCATCCTATATCACTGGCCAGACTATATGTATTGACGGTGGTTTCACCGTCAATGGGCTTTAACGCACCCCATTTTTCTGTCTAATGCCTCCGTTTTAGACCTTATTTGTTCGTCTTTCGAGTTATATACTTGAATTGATGAAGAACGAAGTATATGAAAACTGCCTTCGATGTAAACATAATAAATAGTAAGTATAATGCCGTTGTCTACGGATCGATTTTAAATGTCCGCATGTATCTGAACAATTTCGAACTCAAGTTATATATCTCGTCCTTATTATGTTAGAAATCGAGTCGATATCTGTACGTAGAATTACAATTATATCAGAACTAGGTAAGCGATGAACTGTAGAACAATGTTACAGTTTTTCAATACAACACAAACTGTTTCTTATTACCTTCAGACTCACCTTATTATGTTAGAACTCGAGTTTTTCAATATTATTTTACTAAGAGTTTGATGTCATCTGAAAAACTCCGATTTATAAGTATAAATACCTCGCAACTTTCCTTCAATATCTCACAACATAAACCATCCGATCAATATAACAACATGATGATGAAGGGAGTTGTCGTCTTTCTGCCTCTACTCTTCGCCATCGCTTTTGCTCAAGCTCCATATTCCGCGTCTGCTGATATGAATGACGAGAAAATCCACTTCCCGTTCCACGGAATCCCGTTCCATGGATACCATCATCACCCATTAATCCCACATCACTACTACCTACCACATTATCCACACTTTCCCCATCGATTTCCACACCCGTTCCCGTTCCAATTCCCAAGCCAGCCTCCGTCTTCCCCTTCTACCCCTTCCGACAACAATAACGACAATTATGAAATCCCTGACGAGAATTTAATCCCGTTCCCATTCCACGGATTCCCGTTCCATGAACACCATCATCACCTTTTCCCACCTCATCACTTTCCCGTACATCCACACTTTCACCAACGATTTCCACATCCATTCCCATTCCCATTCCCGAGCCAGGCTCCATCTTCGCCTTCTACCCCTTCTGACAACGGAAACCAGTGACGGATTCTTGCCCGTATAACTATCACTTGATATTATTCATCAACATAGAATTAGTACGTAGTCGATAGTCGCATTATTTACAACCTAGAATCATATGATTACGCTATATAATTTAGTTTTATCGAGGTTTAGCTCAGTCTACATTGTATTATTTACAATTTATATCAATAAAATTTAATATATATTCCAGTCGATAGTCGCATTATTAATATTTTATGAAGTACTCCGTATATATTCCAGTTTCGCATATTACTCATAATTGCTAGAGTATTTATTAATGGAGCCGAAAAAGCAAGGTCAATTTGTTCAGTCGGAAAAACTCAACAACATCTatacaaaatttaactaaaaCCAATCGACTACAACCGAGTATTTTTAACTAATGACATAAACAAATAATCAGAACGACTATCTTTAAAAATTTTGAGCTTTGAATCATGTAACTACAATGTTAAATTGTTAAATTAAATTGAATTTTGGAATTTTGCTGGTTTCGAAAAATCGAAATAAATCTATACCTTTGTGTTCAAATACAaacattatttaattatttaatatagTCTTGTTCTTTTCACTATGGACCTTGTCGTGTGCTAACCAAATTTCGAATTCGTCCACGAATCATTACCAGCTAAATTATTACTGTTCtttaataggaataattataatagttgggcctcaaccagtTTTTAAATCTTGTTCTTAAATCTTATTTGGCCATGATTAGGACTAGGATTACAGCTTCGTACAGTCAATAATATCTTTTCACTTTTTCTTGTGACTCGAATTGATCGATCAAATAAAGTCCAGAACGTATTAGAATTACAATTATATCAGAACTAGGTTAGTGATATCAGGTTATCATTAGAATTCGATGACAAACCCGATGATTGGTAGAACAACGTGACAGTTTTTCGTTAGGACACAAACTGTTGCTTATTACCTCTAAACTCACCTTATTATGTTAGAACTCGAGTTTCCAATACTCCATCTATTTCATAATATAAGTCGTTTTAGATTATTTCACCAGAAATAAGAAAGTATTTGAAAATGTTATATTATTACTTATATATATATGTTATAAATGCTCTTCAAAAATTAGAAAGTTGAGTTTTTCACCAATAAAATGGCTTAAATTAATTAGCTCTTTTTCCAAATTTGTTGTGctttggaaaatgaaaataacAATTAATATATAGAAAAATGTAAAACGACttataaatgaaaaaatttattTTCCTAAAACGACTTATATTATGGAATgggggggtattattttttaagtAAGGTATTGTGTTGTTGATTGGCTTCATAATTTAAAACTTCTGGTTGAGATGTTTTCTCATATAGTATCAGAATTTGATGACCGTAAGGCCCCAAGTTCGAATCATGTGAGTCCGATGATCACACGGTCCGTGCCAGAGCACACTAACAAATTAGATTATGGCCAAAGGACAAATTGTAGTTTGTGGTGTTTATTACTTGGTACAATGATTCATATCCACATGACTTTTATCATCATCTGACATGGACATGAACATATATAGTGATTTTCACTATGTAACTTCATACCAAAACTCAATTATTTACATTTTCCAAGAGGTTGAAAGAACAATAATGGAAACCCGAGGTGCGCGATGGTCTCTTACTAACATGACTGCTCTTGTTACCGGCGGAACCAAAGGAATTGGGTAGTTTCTCTTTATTACCTTAATTATCTCTTTTTTTATTAATTCATTGCATGCTTTTTGTCATGGTCTGGTATTTTTATCGGATCGTGGTGTGCACCCTTGTCCACACCAAGCTAAGGCAAAAATGCAAGTAACAAGGGGTCTTAtgctagtgagggatcgcccactaatAGCACGCTTCTCGAGACATTTGATTAATGAGTTGGCATTTGCAGATATGCAATTCTGGAAGAATTGGCAGGGTTTGGTGCCAGGGTTCACATATGTTCTAGGAATCAGGCCGAGCTTGATTCGTGCATAAGCAATTGGACTAACGAAGGTTTTCACGTAAGTGGTTCGGTATGTGATGTAACATGTCGAGTTCAGAGAGAGGAGCTCATGAACACCGTCTCTTCCAAGTTTAATGGCAAGCTCAATATCCTGGTGCGTTCGTCCTATATTGTTTTCAGTCATAACTTATCCTCgttgtctcagtcatttgtttaccttttttattttcTGTGAGCTGTATTTTAAGATCAGGACGGAAAGAGTACTTATTTTTTTTAGTAACGTGTTAAGGTTGGTGTCGATGGGTAACTGTAAACAGGTGAACAATGTAGGGACATTTATAAAGAAGCCCACAGAGGAGTACAAAACAGAGGATTTCGATACGATAATGTGCACCAACCTTGAATCGTCTTACCATTTCTGTCAACTTTTCTATCCCCTTCTCAAGACATCAGGGTTTGGTAGCATCATCTTCATGTCTTCGGTTGCTGGCGTCGTCTCAGTCGATGTTGGCTCACTTTACGGAACTACTAAAGGTTTGAAGTAGTCTCTTTCATATTTCTCCGTTATCATTCAATAATTGTATAATGAGGATGTATACAATAATAATAACGAAGTTGCtgtcaaaataataataataataataataataacgaattAATTAAACCAAAACCGGTCTGGAGCATGTTTTATCGGCAGGAGCATTGAACCAACTAGCGAGAAATTTAGCATGCGAGTGGGCAAAGGATAACATTCGGACACATTCTATCGCACCTGCGTACATCCAAACTCCTCTTACTGAACAGGTAAATAACattgttgggtttgtgccttgattctgttagtCACAGCTTCGAACGACTATGCGGGGGCCTCGCTCTAAGTCTCTCCCTAATAGTCATGCTtatcataccgtctgaatctgtaatctgaaaactccttacATATCAATAAAACTATCTCCCGTCTGCCCTGTTGACGTACCTAACACACTGTTAGTGAACAACGTAAATCTGTGCGTGCCTTTCTTTATTGTAGCATTCCTCTGCATGTCGGCCTCTTCTTACATAACTGGTCATGCTTATCATATcgtctgaatctgtaatctgaaaactcctcacatatcaataaaactctctcccttctgccctgtgacgtagctaacacaccgttagtgaaccacgtaaatctgtgcgttgCTTTCTTTATTGTGTATCAACAGTAAGATGATGTAGAACGCTGATTCAGAAACGAACTCTCAATATTCTCGACACAAGATAAATTATTCGAGTATTTAACAGGTCTGCGAATAATGGCAGGGTCTTAGCGATGAGGAATACGTGAAAGGTGTGAAAATCAGAACACCGCTAGGAAGGCTAGGGAAACCGGAAGAAGTAGCTTCTTTGGTAGCATTCCTCTGCATGCCGGCCTCTTCTTACATTACCGGTCAAACCATTTGCGTCGATGGTGGGTTAACTGTCAATGGTTACAATCCCTCGTTTCAAATCAAATCTTAATTTTACCTTCAGATTTGATTCGAGTAAATAAACGATGCATTCTTACGTATTGCTCTGTATCAATAGGCTACCAATTGGTAACTCGAATTTTTGGTTGATGTATTAATAAATTATCCAAGCCATGTTCATGCTTTAGTTTTcgacggaaaaaaaaaaatattgctcGATATGGTATAGCTGTCGCATTTATGGTGCCATTCCAGAAAAAAGGAGGCCTCACCCATCAGCTTAAACTTTTGACTGGTTAAGATCGTCTTCATAAATGCTTATTTCGAAAAAAATGACGCGTCACCCATCAGCTTAAACTTTGTCACAAAATGTCTAACCTGTCAGCAAGTGAAAATGAACATTAAAGGCCAGGAGGATGTTTACAACCTTTGGACATTCCATcatggaaatgggagtcgataAGAGTGAACTTTGTGACAATGTTGCCTTTGACACCAAAAAGAATGAATGAGATATGAGTGATTTAGACCGACTAACCAAGAAGGCACGCTTTTTAGCAATCAAAACCACGTGGAAATCTGAACAGTTAGCAAAGAAATACCTAAAAGAAATTGTCAGATTACACGGAGTTCCCAAAACCATTGTGTCAGATCATGACACAAATTTTTTAGCAAAATTTTGGAAAAGTTTTCAAAATGCCCTAGAAACTCATTTGAACTTTAGCACCGCTTTTCACCCATAAACCGTTAGACAAACAGAGATGTTGGGACCCAATTTAATTAGTTAAGTGTTGATGATGCcctaagacaaattaatctcattgtttatttaattgGGTGCCTCTTAAGTTTTAGTCTTATAGTTCAAGGGCTCTAATTGTCAAAGAAGATTGCACaaggatgatcaaagatga
It includes:
- the LOC141591538 gene encoding tropinone reductase homolog At5g06060-like isoform X1, producing MEETSKIRFGNGDDRWSLRGMTALVTGGTKGIGHEVVEELAKQGARVYTCARNGEDLDSCLRNWEAKGFQVSGSVCDVASHEQRESLMQIICSEFEGKLNILVNNTGTNIRRKTEEFTPNEYAAVMATNLESAYHFCQLAYPLLKASGFGSIVMMSSVCGVVSVNVGSVYAATKGAMNQLAKNLACEWAKDNIRTNSIAPWLIRTPLGQMVLNDEGFEERIISRTPLGRVGEVGDVAPMVAFLCMPVSSYITGQTICIDGGFTVNGL
- the LOC141591542 gene encoding tropinone reductase homolog At5g06060-like isoform X1, with the protein product MDMNIYSDFHYVTSYQNSIIYIFQEVERTIMETRGARWSLTNMTALVTGGTKGIGYAILEELAGFGARVHICSRNQAELDSCISNWTNEGFHVSGSVCDVTCRVQREELMNTVSSKFNGKLNILVNNVGTFIKKPTEEYKTEDFDTIMCTNLESSYHFCQLFYPLLKTSGFGSIIFMSSVAGVVSVDVGSLYGTTKGALNQLARNLACEWAKDNIRTHSIAPAYIQTPLTEQGLSDEEYVKGVKIRTPLGRLGKPEEVASLVAFLCMPASSYITGQTICVDGGLTVNGYNPSFQIKS
- the LOC141591538 gene encoding tropinone reductase homolog At2g29170-like isoform X2 — translated: MEETSKIRFGNGDDRWSLRGMTALVTGGTKGIGHEVVEELAKQGARVYTCARNGEDLDSCLRNWEAKGFQVSGSVCDVASHEQRESLMQIICSEFEGKLNILVNNTGTNIRRKTEEFTPNEYAAVMATNLESAYHFCQLAYPLLKASGFGSIVMMSSVCGVVSVNVGSVYAATKGAMNQLAKNLACEWAKDNIRTNSIAPWLIRTPLGQMF
- the LOC141591539 gene encoding tropinone reductase homolog At5g06060-like isoform X1 — encoded protein: MEQPKKVSSGNDDRWSLHGMTALVTGGTKGIGHEVVEELARQGVRVYTCARNEADLDSCLRDWEAKGLQVSGSICDVASHEQREKLMQIISSKFNGKLNILVNNTGTCIFRKTEEFTPNEYAAVMATNLESAFHLCQLAHPLLKASGFGSIIMMSSVSGVVSVNVGSVYAATKGAMNQLAKNLACEWAKDNIRTNSIAPWFIRTPLTQTALDNKEFEERVISRTPLGRVGEVGEVAPMVAFLCMPVSSYITGQTICIDGGFTVNGL
- the LOC141591542 gene encoding tropinone reductase homolog At2g29340-like isoform X2 encodes the protein MDMNIYSDFHYVTSYQNSIIYIFQEVERTIMETRGARWSLTNMTALVTGGTKGIGYAILEELAGFGARVHICSRNQAELDSCISNWTNEGFHVSGSVCDVTCRVQREELMNTVSSKFNGKLNILVNNVGTFIKKPTEEYKTEDFDTIMCTNLESSYHFCQLFYPLLKTSGFGSIIFMSSVAGVVSVDVGSLYGTTKGALNQLARNLACEWAKDNIRTHSIAPAYIQTPLTEQVCE